The following proteins are encoded in a genomic region of Hippopotamus amphibius kiboko isolate mHipAmp2 chromosome 8, mHipAmp2.hap2, whole genome shotgun sequence:
- the TEX51 gene encoding testis-expressed protein 51 encodes MLLLLLSCLLPTANGKNCLQCWPELPAMIDYDLQILWGTPGPPTELSQSLHSLFLDSHAFLESWYLGQDHLEEAAGTLFTHIDKAIKKFRDDKPSLLEEVRVLKQQFSKQLEGLSEGLKEKDIRSTLEVINCANCKIHFLTCQDPTLCPAGTPRNFVWAVSLGIALPLAALAGDVTFSGSRRRRKRRSRRRQKRSWGIQNSQGGAAMSEYYQHAPLALCFLVGFSQQESTAVLLGSMTQLLKQGFLSPFALLELPPQSWWPGWKLSDFSITIWQ; translated from the exons ATGCTGCTTCTCCTGCTCAGCTGTCTCCTGCCCACTGCCAATGGGAAGAACTGCCTCCAGTGCTGGCCAGAGCTGCCTGCAATGATAGATTATGACCTGCAGATTCTTTGGGGCACCCCAGGGCCTCCTACAGAGCTCTCCCAAAGCCTCCACTCCCTATTTCTGGACAGTCATGCCTTCCTTGAATCCTGGTATCTTG GTCAAGACCATTTGGAGGAAGCAGCAGGAACATTATTCACTCACATAGATAAAGCCATTAAGAAGTTTCGAGATG ATAAACCGTCACTTCTGGAAGAGGTTCGCGTTCTGAAGCAGCAGTtttccaagcagctggagggcCTATCTGAGGGGCTGAAGGAGAAAG ACATCCGCTCCACCCTGGAGGTCATCAACTGTGCCAACTGCAAGATTCACTTCCTTACCTGCCAAGACCCCACTCTCTGTCCAG CAGGCACCCCGAGGAACTTCGTGTGGGCTGTGAGTCTCGGCATTGCTCTGCCCCTGGCAGCCCTGGCTGGAG ATGTTACATTTTCTGGCtcgagaagaagaagaaaaagaaggagcaggaggaggcagaAAAGGTCCTGGGGCATCCAGAACTCCCAAGGAGGGGCAGCTATGTCGGAAT ATTACCAACACGCCCCCCTTGCCCTCTGCTTCCTGGTTGGGTTTAGCCAGCAGGAG TCCACTGCAGTGCTGCTGGGTTCCATGACCCAGCTCCTAAAACAAGGCTTCCTGTCTCCTTTTGCCCTGCTGGAGCTCCCTCCTCAGAGCTGGTGGCCGGGCTGGAAGCTGTCTGACTTCAGCATCACCATCTGGCAGTAA